A genomic segment from Brevundimonas mediterranea encodes:
- a CDS encoding type IV secretory system conjugative DNA transfer family protein, with protein MTRFNTSSSALADLSASLDEGGSLPTEDALVQLGRALMTELIDVISDTALEDFQNDIVETYGANNTILDNLHIYTAFSALDPLTQDKVSKLTGSVLESRTSRSSPAGLAAGRSSVSRSQIERPLLEPGEIRALPDDIQLVFAAGARPLRTTKLLYDVREPFRTRAQDVAPDQVARLDAPPGAPHPWAGRRSLGEDAEASLPLFKEVAAAMDDKKVAARVADIYGRVAQEMAAQDAALDHLRGLGDG; from the coding sequence ATGACCCGTTTCAACACTTCATCCTCCGCCTTGGCCGACCTGTCCGCTTCCCTGGACGAGGGAGGTTCGCTTCCGACCGAAGATGCCCTGGTTCAACTCGGGCGCGCGCTCATGACCGAGCTGATCGACGTCATCTCTGACACCGCGCTGGAGGATTTCCAGAACGATATCGTCGAGACCTACGGCGCCAACAACACCATTCTCGACAACCTGCATATCTATACCGCCTTCAGCGCGCTCGATCCTCTGACCCAGGACAAGGTGTCGAAGCTGACGGGGTCCGTGCTGGAGAGCCGGACCAGCCGCAGTTCACCGGCGGGGCTGGCAGCTGGCCGCAGCTCGGTGTCCCGGTCTCAGATCGAGCGCCCGCTGCTGGAGCCGGGCGAGATCCGCGCCCTTCCAGACGACATCCAGTTGGTGTTCGCCGCCGGCGCCCGGCCGCTGCGGACGACCAAGCTCCTCTACGACGTCCGCGAACCGTTTCGGACGCGTGCGCAAGACGTCGCGCCCGATCAGGTCGCGCGGCTGGATGCGCCGCCCGGAGCTCCGCACCCATGGGCCGGTCGCCGTAGTCTGGGCGAGGATGCAGAGGCGTCTCTGCCGCTGTTCAAGGAAGTGGCCGCAGCGATGGACGACAAGAAGGTCGCAGCGCGGGTGGCCGATATCTACGGGCGGGTGGCGCAGGAGATGGCCGCGCAGGATGCGGCGCTCGATCATTTGCGAGGTCTAGGCGATGGCTAG
- the trbB gene encoding P-type conjugative transfer ATPase TrbB has product MAVHPIIAERKLEALRHALGDTILAALVEPAVVEILANPDGRLILDLSGEGRLDTGATLSAESRERVIRLIADYVGETVTRDDPRLAGVLPGTGERFQGMLPPVTSAPAFSIRKRPSVIWSLEDYVRDGVMTDQQAVVLRDAAEQRLNILISGGTGSGKTTLANAVLAEPAFAQDRVFLVEDTPELQCSAWDTVSVLTRRQPIPIGVVDLVRDALRMRPDRIVVGEMRDGAAALETLKSWNTGHPGGLSTLHANSADDVLRRVEDLIAEVSSRTPRRAIAQAVDRIVHIRRTASGRQVQAVLGVEPLGDDGYAISVLA; this is encoded by the coding sequence ATGGCGGTCCATCCGATCATCGCCGAGCGCAAGCTCGAGGCGCTGCGCCATGCATTGGGCGACACCATTCTGGCGGCCCTGGTCGAGCCGGCGGTCGTCGAAATCCTCGCCAATCCCGACGGCCGTCTGATCCTCGACCTCAGCGGCGAAGGGCGGCTGGATACGGGCGCGACCCTGTCGGCCGAGTCGCGGGAGCGGGTGATCCGCCTGATCGCGGATTATGTCGGCGAGACGGTCACGCGCGACGATCCCCGGCTCGCTGGGGTCCTGCCCGGCACAGGTGAGCGGTTTCAGGGGATGCTGCCGCCCGTCACCAGCGCGCCTGCGTTCTCGATCCGCAAACGGCCCTCGGTGATCTGGAGTCTGGAAGACTATGTCCGCGACGGAGTCATGACCGATCAACAGGCGGTCGTGTTGCGTGACGCTGCGGAGCAGCGACTCAATATCCTCATCTCGGGAGGCACCGGATCCGGCAAGACCACCCTCGCCAATGCCGTGCTCGCTGAGCCGGCCTTCGCCCAGGATCGGGTCTTCCTCGTCGAGGATACGCCAGAGCTTCAGTGTTCGGCCTGGGACACGGTGTCGGTGCTGACCCGCCGTCAGCCGATCCCGATCGGCGTGGTCGATCTGGTCAGGGATGCGCTCCGGATGCGACCCGATCGGATCGTCGTCGGCGAAATGCGGGACGGGGCGGCGGCGTTGGAGACACTCAAGAGCTGGAATACGGGCCATCCCGGCGGACTTTCGACCCTCCACGCCAACTCGGCCGACGACGTTCTGCGTCGCGTCGAGGACCTGATTGCCGAGGTTTCCTCGCGCACGCCGCGTCGAGCGATCGCCCAGGCCGTCGATAGGATTGTCCACATCCGACGCACCGCCTCCGGACGGCAGGTCCAGGCCGTACTCGGTGTCGAGCCTTTGGGCGACGACGGCTACGCGATTAGTGTCCTGGCCTGA
- a CDS encoding MerR family transcriptional regulator, with amino-acid sequence MDRALSIGALAKRSGTNPPTIRYYEEIGLVRRAERRDGGHRTYGDADLKRLTFIRRCRELGFPIDQVRSLVDLLENGDRSCVDARDLARRNLEDVQTKLSELKALEADLTKLVTDCDAACVGGPGPDCVILEDLSYVRSSSCCGTRS; translated from the coding sequence ATGGACCGTGCTCTCTCTATCGGAGCTCTCGCCAAGCGCAGCGGGACCAACCCGCCGACGATCCGCTATTACGAGGAGATCGGTCTGGTGCGCCGCGCCGAGCGTCGCGACGGCGGGCATCGCACCTATGGCGACGCTGACCTCAAGCGACTGACCTTCATCCGCCGCTGCAGGGAGTTGGGCTTTCCTATCGATCAGGTGCGGAGCCTGGTCGACCTGCTCGAGAACGGCGACCGCTCGTGTGTGGACGCCCGCGACCTCGCGCGACGGAATCTGGAGGACGTCCAGACCAAGCTCTCGGAGCTCAAAGCGCTGGAAGCCGATCTCACCAAGCTCGTGACCGACTGCGACGCGGCCTGTGTCGGCGGCCCCGGACCTGATTGCGTAATTTTGGAAGATTTGAGCTACGTGCGGTCATCTTCTTGCTGCGGGACGAGGTCGTAG